In the Helianthus annuus cultivar XRQ/B chromosome 11, HanXRQr2.0-SUNRISE, whole genome shotgun sequence genome, one interval contains:
- the LOC110889774 gene encoding eukaryotic translation initiation factor 2 subunit beta, with the protein MADLNAVEVAPFAPVDPMKKKKKKKVIQQLVDDTSHLYLAENLEPSFTCLKKKKKKQVDAEEDINDHEKPLEGPDRDYKYEELLSRVFHFLRESNPELAGEKRKTILKIPEVLREGTKKTVFVNLVDICKMMRRQPEHVMTFLLAELGTSGSLDGQQRLVVKGRFAPKSFQGILRRYMNDYVICNSCKGRDTRIEKDKENRLTFLNCDECGSQRSVAPIKAGFVARVGRRKAEI; encoded by the exons ATGGCAGACTTGAACGCTGTTGAAGTTGCACCT TTTGCACCAGTTGACCCaatgaaaaagaagaagaaaaagaaggttaTTCAACAGTTGGTTGACGATACCAGCCACTTATACT TAGCTGAAAATCTTGAACCTTCATTTACTTgtctgaaaaagaaaaagaagaaacag GTTGATGCTGAAGAAGATATAAATG ATCATGAGAAGCCATTGGAAGGGCCAGATCGTGATTACAAGTATGAGGAG CTTCTGAGCcgagtctttcattttcttcgtGAAAGCAATCCGGAGCTTGCCGGAGAAAAAAGGAAAACAATATTGAAGATACCAGAAGTTCTCCGCGAAGGAACAAAGAAAACAGTGTTTGTGAATCTTGTGGATATTTGCAAAAT gATGCGTAGGCAGCCGGAACATGTTATGACCTTCTTGCTTGCTGAACTGGGTACTAGTGGGTCGCTTGATGGGCAGCAAAGATTGGTGGTCAAGGGTAGATTTGCACCCAAAAGCTTTCAAGGGATTCTGCGCCGATATATGA ATGACTATGTTATCTGCAATAGTTGCAAGGGCCGAGATACACGCATTGAAAAGGATAAGGAGAACCGTCTGACGTTCCTCAACTGTGACGAG TGCGGTTCTCAAAGGTCCGTCGCTCCAATTAAGGCCGGCTTCGTCGCTCGGGTCGGTCGCAGGAAGGCTGAAATCTAG